In a single window of the Catalinimonas alkaloidigena genome:
- a CDS encoding RNA polymerase sigma factor produces the protein MTDESLIAQCRNGNPKAQRKLYDRFATPMFRLCFRYLKSEVEAEDALLAGFEKVFRYLDRFEHRGPHSLENWVRRIMVNEALMALRRQTNFPELLESESEALLIAVPATSTLEAEELYNLVRQLPVGYRTVFNLYVLEGYSHAEIATLLGIQEGTSKSQLSKAKALLRQLLQKHGITHAL, from the coding sequence TTGACCGACGAATCCCTCATTGCCCAGTGCCGGAACGGCAACCCGAAAGCACAACGTAAGCTCTACGACCGCTTCGCGACGCCCATGTTCCGGCTGTGTTTCCGCTACCTGAAAAGCGAAGTGGAGGCGGAGGATGCGCTGCTGGCCGGGTTCGAAAAGGTATTTCGCTACCTGGATCGGTTCGAACACCGGGGACCGCACAGCCTCGAAAACTGGGTCCGACGGATCATGGTCAACGAAGCCCTGATGGCCCTGCGCCGCCAAACCAACTTTCCCGAACTGCTGGAGTCCGAAAGCGAAGCGCTGCTGATTGCGGTGCCTGCCACGTCGACGCTGGAGGCGGAAGAGTTGTACAACTTGGTGCGGCAACTGCCCGTGGGCTACCGGACGGTCTTCAACCTGTACGTGCTGGAAGGCTACAGCCACGCAGAAATCGCTACGCTGCTGGGCATTCAGGAAGGCACCTCGAAATCGCAACTTAGCAAAGCGAAAGCCCTGCTGCGACAACTTTTACAAAAACACGGCATTACCCATGCACTCTGA
- a CDS encoding TonB-dependent receptor has protein sequence MLRLVLLLACCALPSFLYAQFSVRGTVRDAESGLPLTGVSVLTESQTGITTDTNGRFVLTLSAPQTLQLSFVGYQPRRIAVTATDTLLRLQLVPVALSLPEVIVRGYESNRTLPETAGSVGVLNTRALRRFSDASLVPAVNTLPGVRMEERAAGSYRLAIRGSQLRSPFGIRNVKFYWNGIPFSEPNGNTNLSLLDLSALDRMEILKGPAGSLYGAGTGGTVLLSSRQQAPLGVQVGVNALGGSYGTWRYGAEVTSGYENGLVQAQVQRQQSQGYRQQNAFDRTFANVWSRFEVSKARTLSANVYYSDLYYEIPGGLTRQQYESDPQQARAGSVDTKAALLNKTLGVGLIQEYRWNDHWQNTTSVYGTLTQFENPVIFNYKINAEQALGGRSVFTYRNEWLPGYDWSLVAGGELQHGFEASDTYENVGGQPDSLRYNDKVTTMTYLFFGQAELELPAAFRLTAALSYNRLDYRFLRLFDRLDGDLFNTHRSFRPVVSPRVALFKKLHERLSVYGSVSHGFSPPTLAEVLVPGGSLNDSLQAEQGLNYEVGVKASPAEGWYLELTAFRLNLQEALVSYTGADGITRFRNTGATRQQGIEGLITYQYQDFGRWVEGLNTSLAYTFHHFRYGAYVQEGQNYEGKFLPGVPQQGVALTLDFRVRGGWYLNSTFSHVGRIPLDDANQDYADPYTVVSARLGWRYNRARWYEAHFFVGGDNLMNQRYSLGNDINAAFGRYFQPAAPVSFYAGTSFRLK, from the coding sequence ATGCTCCGTCTTGTTCTACTGCTGGCGTGTTGCGCCCTTCCGTCTTTTCTCTACGCTCAGTTTTCGGTTCGGGGGACCGTCCGCGATGCGGAGTCGGGGTTGCCGTTGACGGGCGTTTCCGTCTTAACCGAGTCGCAAACCGGCATCACTACCGATACCAACGGTCGGTTTGTGCTGACCTTGTCCGCGCCGCAAACCCTGCAACTTTCGTTCGTTGGTTACCAGCCGCGTCGCATTGCGGTGACCGCTACCGATACCCTGTTGCGCCTGCAGCTCGTTCCGGTGGCGCTGTCGCTGCCCGAAGTGATCGTGCGGGGGTACGAAAGCAACCGGACGCTTCCGGAGACAGCCGGTAGTGTAGGTGTGTTGAACACCCGCGCCCTGCGTCGCTTTTCCGATGCATCATTGGTGCCGGCCGTCAATACCCTGCCAGGCGTTCGTATGGAAGAGCGGGCGGCCGGGAGCTACCGGCTGGCGATTCGGGGAAGTCAATTGCGCTCTCCGTTCGGCATTCGGAACGTCAAGTTCTATTGGAACGGCATTCCTTTTTCTGAACCCAACGGCAACACCAACCTCAGCCTGCTGGATCTGTCGGCCCTCGACCGAATGGAAATTCTGAAAGGCCCGGCCGGCAGCCTTTACGGGGCGGGCACGGGGGGCACCGTGTTGTTGTCGAGCCGCCAGCAGGCACCGCTCGGCGTGCAGGTAGGCGTCAACGCACTGGGAGGATCGTACGGCACGTGGCGTTACGGGGCGGAAGTGACGTCGGGCTACGAAAACGGCTTGGTACAAGCGCAGGTGCAACGGCAACAGAGCCAGGGCTACCGGCAGCAGAATGCGTTTGATCGAACGTTCGCCAACGTGTGGAGTCGTTTTGAGGTCAGCAAGGCGCGCACGCTATCGGCCAACGTCTACTATTCAGACCTCTATTACGAAATTCCGGGTGGGCTCACGCGCCAGCAGTACGAAAGCGATCCGCAGCAAGCTCGCGCTGGTAGTGTCGACACCAAGGCGGCCCTGTTAAACAAAACGCTGGGCGTTGGTCTGATTCAGGAGTACCGCTGGAACGACCACTGGCAGAACACCACGAGCGTTTACGGCACCCTGACCCAGTTCGAAAATCCGGTCATATTCAATTACAAAATCAACGCCGAACAGGCACTGGGCGGGCGGTCGGTCTTTACCTACCGAAACGAATGGCTGCCCGGCTACGACTGGTCGTTAGTGGCGGGCGGCGAATTACAGCACGGCTTCGAAGCTTCGGATACGTACGAGAACGTGGGCGGACAGCCCGACAGCCTGCGCTATAACGATAAAGTCACGACCATGACGTATCTGTTTTTCGGACAGGCCGAGTTGGAGCTTCCGGCGGCGTTTCGGCTGACGGCCGCGCTGAGCTATAATCGCCTCGACTACCGTTTCCTGCGGCTGTTCGATCGCCTGGACGGCGACCTGTTCAACACACATCGCTCGTTCCGGCCGGTGGTTTCTCCGCGCGTGGCCCTGTTCAAAAAGCTGCACGAGCGGTTGTCGGTGTATGGCAGTGTGAGTCACGGGTTTTCGCCGCCGACCCTAGCCGAAGTACTGGTGCCGGGCGGGAGTCTCAACGATTCGTTGCAGGCCGAGCAAGGCCTGAACTACGAGGTCGGCGTCAAAGCTTCGCCTGCGGAGGGATGGTACCTGGAGCTGACGGCCTTCCGCCTCAACCTGCAGGAGGCGCTGGTGAGTTACACCGGAGCCGACGGCATCACCCGCTTTCGCAATACCGGCGCTACCCGCCAGCAGGGAATCGAGGGGCTGATCACCTACCAGTACCAGGACTTTGGTCGGTGGGTTGAGGGCCTCAACACGTCGCTTGCCTATACCTTTCACCATTTCCGGTACGGTGCCTACGTGCAGGAAGGCCAGAACTACGAAGGGAAATTTTTGCCGGGCGTGCCGCAACAGGGCGTTGCACTGACGCTGGACTTCCGGGTGCGGGGCGGCTGGTATCTGAATTCTACGTTCTCGCACGTGGGGCGCATCCCGCTCGACGACGCTAACCAGGACTATGCCGATCCTTATACGGTGGTGAGTGCCCGGCTGGGGTGGCGATACAACCGCGCCCGGTGGTACGAAGCGCATTTTTTTGTGGGAGGCGACAACCTGATGAACCAACGCTACAGCCTGGGCAACGACATCAACGCAGCCTTCGGGCGGTACTTTCAACCGGCGGCGCCCGTGAGTTTTTACGCGGGGACGTCGTTCCGGCTGAAATAG
- a CDS encoding DUF4240 domain-containing protein, whose translation MDEAQFWEIIEESRTDTKSAEEHGRALARTLRDLDDDELEAFEEIFWDVRARADQPDLIRLVQTLTDVKDEETIMDFKDWLVSLGRERFYDIVQQPDLLLEFQNTLVAWDIPSGLIFSAIYQAQEGISDEEE comes from the coding sequence ATGGACGAAGCACAATTCTGGGAGATCATTGAAGAAAGCCGTACGGACACGAAAAGCGCCGAGGAGCACGGCCGCGCACTGGCCCGTACCCTGCGCGACCTGGACGACGACGAACTGGAAGCGTTCGAGGAGATTTTCTGGGACGTACGCGCCCGCGCCGACCAACCCGATCTGATCCGCCTCGTGCAAACCCTCACGGACGTGAAAGACGAGGAAACGATCATGGATTTTAAAGACTGGCTGGTGTCGCTCGGCCGGGAACGCTTTTACGACATCGTGCAGCAGCCCGATTTGTTGCTGGAATTTCAGAATACGCTCGTGGCGTGGGACATTCCCAGCGGCCTCATTTTTTCGGCGATCTACCAGGCGCAAGAGGGGATCAGCGACGAAGAAGAGTAA
- a CDS encoding DUF2452 domain-containing protein, producing the protein MHADDEPEFFEIDPDKMAENPGLLPYAHTVGSAVIRPEDKGKLKGRAVAAMHQQTDRQLRQLYEQMQTLALQAKALKQRVEVSERIYVSDMSFEPVIGNTYYFYERKNGTDVLSMVAPHEWGRSFPFRRFVAEATLLADHTWEVRFEEESPDA; encoded by the coding sequence ATGCATGCTGACGACGAACCAGAATTCTTCGAGATCGATCCTGATAAAATGGCCGAAAATCCCGGCCTGTTGCCCTACGCCCACACGGTAGGCAGTGCGGTCATACGTCCTGAAGACAAAGGCAAACTGAAAGGACGCGCCGTGGCGGCCATGCACCAGCAAACCGACCGGCAACTGCGCCAGCTCTACGAACAGATGCAGACGCTGGCGCTCCAGGCCAAGGCGCTCAAACAGCGCGTCGAGGTTTCAGAACGCATTTACGTGTCGGACATGAGCTTTGAGCCGGTGATCGGCAACACGTACTATTTTTACGAGCGAAAAAACGGCACCGACGTGCTGTCGATGGTCGCGCCGCACGAGTGGGGCCGGAGTTTCCCGTTCCGCCGTTTTGTGGCCGAAGCCACCCTCCTGGCCGACCACACCTGGGAAGTCCGTTTCGAGGAAGAATCGCCCGACGCCTGA
- a CDS encoding MBL fold metallo-hydrolase — protein sequence MPLLQHLFPFFGREPRPEEVAFSPQYNGKRFVNPVPTSSLQPVQIPNVIKRQLQNGAVKSPNADYLFGETGQERLQDGAAFHVNWLGHASVLIHRQGKYYLTDPVLSERASPFRWLGPKRFFPSPIHPERLPDLEMVILSHDHYDHFDYPTLSRLHPRVKRFVVPLGVGASLRAWGVPHEKIAELDWWDTFQTEGLTLTAAPARHFSGRLFSRDNTLWCSWSLDFGDCRLYYGGDSGIFPGFQEIGERCGPFEWALIPIGAYDEAWHDIHLDPEEGYEAFQMVRARQMIPIHWGTFQLAMHSWYEPIERLEAIAPTEVLLTPAPGEWISPQYGPARPDWWRRFLPR from the coding sequence ATGCCCTTACTCCAGCATCTTTTTCCCTTTTTCGGCCGGGAGCCGCGCCCCGAAGAAGTGGCTTTCTCGCCGCAATACAACGGAAAGCGGTTTGTGAACCCCGTACCGACTTCCTCGCTGCAACCGGTCCAGATTCCCAACGTCATCAAGCGGCAACTGCAAAACGGGGCCGTAAAATCGCCCAACGCCGATTACCTGTTTGGCGAAACCGGACAAGAACGTCTGCAGGACGGCGCGGCCTTTCACGTCAACTGGCTAGGCCACGCGTCGGTGCTGATTCATCGGCAGGGCAAGTATTACCTGACCGATCCGGTGCTTTCCGAGCGCGCGTCTCCGTTTCGCTGGCTCGGCCCCAAACGGTTCTTTCCGTCGCCGATTCATCCGGAACGGTTGCCCGACCTGGAAATGGTCATTCTCTCGCACGATCATTACGATCACTTCGACTACCCGACCTTGTCTCGCCTTCATCCCCGGGTGAAGCGTTTTGTAGTGCCGCTGGGGGTGGGGGCTTCGCTGCGCGCCTGGGGAGTGCCGCACGAAAAGATCGCCGAACTGGACTGGTGGGATACGTTTCAGACCGAAGGTCTTACCCTGACCGCTGCGCCGGCGCGCCATTTTTCGGGACGGCTTTTTTCGCGCGATAACACGCTGTGGTGCTCGTGGTCACTCGACTTCGGCGACTGCCGACTCTACTACGGGGGCGACTCCGGCATCTTCCCCGGCTTTCAGGAAATCGGGGAGCGGTGCGGACCGTTCGAATGGGCGCTTATCCCGATTGGAGCTTACGACGAAGCCTGGCACGACATTCACCTGGACCCCGAAGAAGGATACGAGGCGTTTCAGATGGTACGCGCCCGGCAGATGATCCCGATTCACTGGGGAACGTTTCAGTTGGCGATGCACAGTTGGTACGAGCCGATCGAACGGTTGGAAGCGATTGCTCCCACCGAGGTGCTACTGACGCCCGCGCCAGGCGAATGGATCTCTCCGCAGTACGGTCCTGCACGGCCCGACTGGTGGAGGCGCTTCTTGCCCCGCTAA
- a CDS encoding translocation/assembly module TamB domain-containing protein encodes MSENTEERAPEPKRHSLAWRIGKIALKSVLYLLLFVIGLVLLVWVALQIPAVQQFAVNKVTTTLQKQLGTEVRIGKVDIDFFKTVVLEDIYLEDQQRDTLLYAGHLGVDIGVFALGQQTINVNQVELERAYVNLYREPGQEKFNYEFVMEAFASSDTTVKDTTASAWKFDLEGVALNQVRFDFRDVPGGNDLQTYLNHFEVDLSTLGLDEPVLHPVIDLIEIEGLNVAFKQSAVDTNIVVAVQANPATDSVRNDTMKTFLDGFALTLNKFTISNTNLSYDITDSARVAEGLDYNHLAVGNLALEINDVELGDSAVQASLDQFAFTEKNSGFRLNNVALAARGEFPRVEATLKEFRTPNSALTHDLTIALADFRNEEQLMQTLVAQAQWQEDYFGMQDALYFAPDLDTFQALQNRKLYLNGNLDIRDGNLSLKNGNFHLDDALVLNLAAEAEAYYDPLRAKFDLQVDPVRTDLTFIRAFLAPGTLPPAMQNLGEVQLFLDAQGYARDLQGNMRVVTNRGNLSSDFQAKMNDDFTSQQIQATLRTESLSLAQFLGDSSGLGRLTMRADVNVDNSPSALAVRDSRVHIDLVEYNDYAYHDLNLAGSFVNNVADARIETNDTNLRMNLTARAELTGDTLIVASGVIDTVDLYALNLYADTLALSTRLDTVRVQGLNPNTLEALIAIRELRMQKDLQRLSNDSLIVQASTSADSGRVISLNTDFMRATASGNFAVEELPAAMEQIIAQYVSRFRSPDAVPPATPQTLALDVDIRPNPSLIQAFVPGLELPNPLSLYASLSSVNNQVELDINARKIVFSGTEIDSLQLSAETQDDQIQLISRINQIVMGTTNVPGVRMNVDLTEDNFDFNLKIAGDSAPSRLGLEGRLAILEDTFRVNLNETQLFLEGNEWILTDNATIAYAPEYLLIRDFGLSNEEQALEVSTQLNEAGTNVLNVDLREISIGDIATLLDQEALGLAGRINGNALVVDPFALERVQADIGIEGLMLDSTDMGMMQLQASKSNTEDILTASLNVEGPQHQLQASGTYNVAQEENNLDFDIDMSRFRLDQFQPLLASSLKQIKGNLTADLKVTGSPSAPNIVGELGFGDSTVIYPVATGVPYQFSNQRVRFTGNALNMNNFQMGDSEGNKLTLAGNIGFADLTNPSLNLKVNTNKFKFLNSTQYEGLESFYGRLYALVDLSVTGTVADMLAKGRFRTLDESSVSMRLDAGTSGDVQPASYIVFHDTQSDTVIAGNATPEADSLQAALNTMALTGFQLDADVELTPGTQLNIYIDEENKVEAVGSAILSVDMTKQGDIIISGTYEIEKGYYAMNLLGVINKEFAIRKGSTIQLNGGPTDATVNLTAVYESEAVLYGLADQGLVTGNAAAAAKQKQPVNVLLRIQGEMLSPTIGFEIELPEETQRAVGDALTQRVAQINQNENQLFRQVFGLVVLNQVIPDNGYQSSSTTAQSVNEKVDETVSQVLTTQLSNLTEEYLGGVQVSVDVGSKQNAEGTYGTGLDDRQVGVNLSKQLFDDRLKVTVGSNVDLGGNSASDRVPNGGNQNVTNVIGDIVVEYQLLADGLLNVKFFRRTNQNRTQFQATNSPEVIGASLANTIQFESLRKLLGIRRPEYRLKEEEEEDDEALKDEPVSMEENTPPANAPLTDGERP; translated from the coding sequence ATGAGTGAGAATACAGAAGAGAGGGCTCCGGAACCGAAGCGCCACAGCCTGGCCTGGCGGATCGGGAAAATAGCCTTAAAATCAGTGCTATACCTGCTGCTTTTTGTGATCGGGTTAGTCCTGTTGGTGTGGGTGGCGTTGCAGATTCCGGCCGTGCAGCAATTCGCGGTCAACAAAGTCACCACCACGTTACAGAAGCAACTCGGCACCGAAGTGCGGATCGGGAAAGTCGACATCGACTTTTTCAAGACCGTCGTGCTGGAAGATATTTACCTGGAAGATCAGCAGCGCGATACCTTGCTCTACGCCGGTCACCTGGGCGTCGACATCGGCGTGTTTGCCCTGGGCCAACAGACCATCAACGTCAACCAGGTAGAACTGGAGCGCGCGTACGTGAACCTTTACCGCGAGCCCGGCCAGGAAAAATTCAACTACGAGTTTGTGATGGAGGCGTTTGCCTCATCCGATACAACGGTGAAAGACACCACCGCGTCGGCCTGGAAATTCGACCTGGAGGGCGTGGCCCTGAACCAGGTGCGTTTCGATTTTCGGGATGTGCCGGGGGGCAACGATCTGCAAACGTACCTGAACCATTTTGAAGTCGATCTGTCGACGCTAGGCCTGGACGAGCCGGTGTTGCACCCGGTTATCGACCTGATCGAGATCGAAGGACTGAATGTCGCCTTCAAACAGTCGGCCGTGGACACCAACATTGTGGTGGCGGTGCAGGCAAACCCGGCGACCGATTCGGTGCGGAACGATACGATGAAGACCTTCCTGGACGGCTTTGCCCTCACGCTCAATAAGTTTACGATCAGCAATACCAACCTGAGCTACGACATTACCGACAGTGCGCGTGTCGCCGAAGGGCTGGACTACAATCACCTTGCGGTGGGCAATCTGGCCCTGGAAATCAACGACGTAGAATTGGGCGATTCGGCCGTGCAGGCCTCGCTTGATCAGTTTGCGTTCACGGAAAAGAACAGCGGATTCCGGCTCAACAACGTGGCCTTGGCTGCGCGCGGCGAATTTCCGCGCGTAGAAGCGACGCTGAAGGAATTCCGCACGCCGAACTCGGCCCTGACCCACGACCTGACCATTGCCCTGGCCGATTTCCGCAACGAAGAACAACTGATGCAGACGCTGGTGGCGCAGGCTCAGTGGCAGGAAGATTACTTCGGCATGCAGGATGCGCTCTACTTTGCGCCCGATCTGGACACGTTCCAGGCCCTGCAAAACCGGAAACTCTACCTGAATGGGAACCTGGACATCCGGGACGGCAACCTCTCCCTGAAAAACGGAAACTTTCACCTCGACGACGCGCTGGTTTTGAACCTGGCTGCCGAGGCCGAGGCGTATTACGATCCGCTGCGGGCAAAATTCGACCTGCAGGTCGATCCTGTGCGCACCGACTTGACGTTTATCCGGGCGTTTTTGGCGCCGGGGACGCTGCCGCCTGCCATGCAAAATCTGGGCGAGGTGCAGCTGTTCCTGGATGCACAAGGCTACGCGCGCGATTTGCAAGGCAACATGCGCGTCGTGACCAACCGGGGGAATCTTTCGTCTGATTTTCAGGCGAAGATGAACGACGATTTTACGTCGCAGCAGATCCAGGCAACGTTGCGGACCGAAAGCCTTTCGCTGGCGCAATTTCTGGGTGACAGCAGCGGCCTGGGTCGCCTGACCATGCGGGCCGATGTCAACGTAGACAATAGCCCCAGTGCGCTGGCCGTGCGCGACAGCCGTGTGCACATCGATCTGGTGGAATACAACGACTATGCGTACCACGACCTGAATTTGGCCGGAAGCTTCGTGAACAACGTGGCCGACGCGCGCATTGAAACGAACGACACCAACCTGCGGATGAACCTGACGGCGCGCGCTGAGCTGACGGGCGATACACTGATTGTGGCGAGTGGCGTGATCGATACTGTCGACCTGTATGCGCTGAATCTTTATGCCGATACCCTGGCGCTCAGCACGCGCCTCGACACCGTACGTGTGCAGGGACTCAATCCGAATACCCTGGAAGCGCTGATCGCGATTCGCGAGTTGCGGATGCAGAAGGATTTGCAGCGGCTTTCTAATGATTCCCTCATTGTGCAGGCGAGTACCAGCGCCGACAGTGGGCGGGTCATTTCGCTAAATACCGACTTTATGCGAGCCACCGCGAGTGGTAATTTCGCGGTTGAAGAGCTGCCCGCCGCGATGGAACAGATCATCGCGCAATACGTGTCACGCTTCCGTTCTCCGGACGCCGTTCCCCCGGCCACCCCGCAAACTTTGGCCCTCGACGTCGACATTCGGCCCAATCCGTCGTTGATTCAGGCATTTGTGCCGGGACTGGAGCTACCCAATCCGTTGAGTCTGTACGCCAGCTTGTCTTCCGTCAACAACCAGGTGGAACTGGACATCAACGCCCGGAAAATCGTGTTCAGCGGCACCGAGATCGATTCGTTGCAACTGAGTGCCGAGACACAAGATGACCAGATTCAGTTGATCAGCCGGATCAACCAGATTGTGATGGGCACCACGAACGTGCCAGGCGTGCGCATGAACGTCGATTTGACGGAAGATAACTTCGACTTCAACCTGAAAATCGCGGGCGATAGTGCGCCTTCGCGCCTGGGACTGGAAGGAAGGCTGGCGATTCTGGAAGATACGTTCCGGGTTAACCTGAACGAGACGCAACTCTTTTTGGAGGGGAACGAATGGATTCTGACCGACAACGCCACCATCGCCTACGCACCGGAGTACCTCCTGATTCGTGATTTTGGCTTGAGCAACGAAGAGCAGGCCCTGGAAGTCTCGACCCAACTCAACGAGGCGGGTACCAACGTGCTTAACGTCGACTTGCGGGAAATCAGCATTGGCGACATCGCCACGCTACTTGACCAGGAGGCCCTGGGATTGGCGGGGCGCATCAACGGGAATGCCCTGGTGGTCGATCCGTTTGCGCTGGAGCGGGTGCAGGCCGACATCGGCATCGAAGGATTGATGCTGGACAGCACCGACATGGGCATGATGCAGTTGCAGGCCTCTAAAAGCAACACGGAAGACATTTTGACGGCCTCGCTCAACGTGGAAGGGCCGCAGCACCAGTTGCAGGCTTCGGGAACTTATAATGTGGCGCAGGAAGAAAACAACTTGGATTTCGACATCGACATGTCGCGCTTCCGGCTCGACCAGTTCCAGCCGTTGCTGGCGTCTTCGCTGAAGCAAATCAAAGGCAACCTGACGGCCGACCTGAAAGTAACGGGCAGCCCGTCGGCACCGAACATTGTGGGCGAGTTGGGGTTTGGCGACAGCACGGTTATCTACCCGGTGGCTACCGGTGTTCCGTACCAGTTCAGCAACCAGCGTGTGCGTTTTACGGGCAACGCCCTGAACATGAATAACTTCCAGATGGGCGACAGCGAAGGCAACAAACTGACGCTGGCGGGCAACATCGGGTTTGCCGACCTGACCAACCCATCGCTGAATCTGAAAGTCAACACCAACAAGTTCAAATTCCTGAATTCGACGCAATACGAGGGGCTGGAGTCATTTTACGGACGGCTCTATGCCCTGGTCGATTTGTCGGTGACCGGAACGGTTGCCGATATGCTGGCGAAGGGGCGTTTCCGGACGTTGGACGAATCGAGCGTTTCGATGCGACTCGATGCCGGAACGTCGGGCGACGTGCAACCCGCCTCCTACATCGTATTCCACGATACGCAGTCGGACACGGTAATCGCCGGGAATGCCACACCCGAGGCTGACTCGCTCCAGGCGGCGCTCAACACCATGGCCCTGACCGGTTTCCAGCTCGATGCGGACGTGGAACTGACGCCCGGTACGCAACTCAACATCTACATCGACGAAGAAAACAAAGTAGAGGCGGTCGGCTCAGCGATCCTGAGTGTGGACATGACCAAACAGGGGGACATCATCATCTCGGGGACTTACGAAATCGAGAAGGGATACTACGCCATGAACTTGTTGGGGGTCATCAACAAAGAGTTTGCGATCCGCAAGGGGAGTACCATTCAACTGAACGGCGGACCGACTGATGCCACTGTAAACCTGACCGCCGTGTACGAATCCGAAGCGGTGCTCTACGGCCTGGCCGACCAGGGATTGGTGACCGGCAATGCGGCAGCGGCAGCGAAGCAAAAACAGCCGGTCAACGTGCTGTTGCGCATCCAGGGCGAAATGCTCTCGCCCACCATCGGGTTCGAGATCGAACTACCTGAGGAGACGCAGCGCGCGGTGGGCGATGCCCTGACCCAACGGGTAGCGCAAATCAACCAGAACGAAAATCAGTTGTTCCGGCAGGTGTTCGGACTGGTGGTGCTCAATCAGGTGATTCCTGACAATGGTTACCAAAGCAGCAGCACAACGGCGCAGTCGGTGAACGAAAAAGTAGACGAAACGGTGAGCCAGGTTCTGACGACGCAGTTAAGCAACCTGACCGAAGAGTATCTGGGTGGGGTGCAGGTGTCGGTCGACGTCGGATCGAAGCAAAACGCCGAAGGCACGTACGGCACCGGCCTGGACGACCGCCAGGTGGGCGTCAATCTGTCGAAGCAATTGTTTGACGACCGCCTTAAAGTGACGGTCGGTAGTAACGTAGACCTGGGAGGGAACTCCGCGAGCGATCGTGTTCCGAACGGGGGTAACCAGAACGTCACCAACGTGATCGGGGACATTGTGGTGGAATACCAACTGCTGGCTGATGGCCTGTTGAACGTGAAGTTTTTCCGCCGGACCAACCAGAACCGTACGCAGTTCCAGGCCACCAACAGCCCGGAAGTGATCGGGGCATCGCTGGCCAACACCATCCAATTCGAGAGTTTACGCAAGTTGCTGGGCATCCGCCGTCCGGAATACCGCCTGAAGGAAGAGGAAGAAGAGGACGATGAGGCGTTGAAAGACGAGCCCGTCAGTATGGAAGAAAACACACCTCCGGCCAACGCGCCCCTTACCGACGGCGAACGGCCTTAA
- a CDS encoding 2'-5' RNA ligase family protein → MTPVDAPLVLTLALDKPSFQFFNRLRQAHFPAERNFLEAHLSLFHHLPGTEAPCIADHLAQVCRAQPPLTLPVTEVKMIGKGVAYVVKNKALVAWREQLAHHWQAWLTPQDRQKLWPHITVQNKVTPAEARALQQQLAQDFAPFQAQGTGVCLWAYRNGPWEWLHDFGFEG, encoded by the coding sequence ATGACTCCCGTTGATGCTCCGCTGGTCCTAACGTTGGCCCTCGACAAACCGTCCTTTCAATTTTTTAACCGGCTCCGACAAGCACATTTTCCGGCCGAACGCAACTTTCTGGAAGCGCACCTGTCGCTGTTCCATCACCTGCCCGGCACCGAAGCGCCGTGTATTGCCGACCATCTGGCGCAGGTGTGTCGTGCGCAACCCCCTCTTACGTTGCCGGTCACCGAAGTAAAAATGATCGGCAAAGGCGTGGCCTACGTGGTGAAAAACAAGGCTCTGGTGGCGTGGCGGGAGCAATTGGCGCACCACTGGCAGGCGTGGCTGACACCGCAGGATCGGCAGAAACTGTGGCCGCACATCACCGTGCAGAACAAAGTGACGCCCGCCGAAGCCCGTGCGTTGCAGCAGCAACTGGCTCAGGATTTCGCTCCGTTCCAGGCGCAGGGGACGGGCGTGTGCCTGTGGGCCTACCGCAACGGCCCGTGGGAATGGCTACACGATTTCGGCTTCGAAGGATAG
- a CDS encoding GbsR/MarR family transcriptional regulator encodes MTYEEGKQKFVQTWGTLGSTWGINRTMAQIHALLLISPRPLCGDEIMEELQISRGNANMNIRALVDWGLVRKEIIAGDRRDFYSAEKDTYRVMLQIMKERRRRELAPVVGALDELRAAPLERSAGESEAEAEEFTKMVHALSDFTQKADQMLEMMIRRDEHWFYGKLMKMLIK; translated from the coding sequence ATGACCTATGAAGAAGGGAAGCAGAAGTTTGTCCAGACCTGGGGGACGTTAGGGTCGACCTGGGGAATCAACCGGACCATGGCGCAAATCCACGCCCTCCTGCTCATTTCGCCGCGCCCGCTCTGCGGCGACGAAATTATGGAGGAACTACAAATTTCGCGGGGCAACGCCAACATGAACATCCGGGCGCTGGTCGACTGGGGGCTGGTCAGAAAAGAGATCATTGCCGGAGATCGCCGCGACTTTTACTCGGCCGAAAAAGATACCTACCGTGTAATGTTACAGATCATGAAAGAGCGGCGGCGGCGCGAACTGGCACCGGTGGTCGGCGCCCTGGACGAACTGCGGGCCGCGCCGCTTGAGCGCTCGGCCGGCGAGTCGGAAGCTGAGGCCGAAGAGTTTACCAAGATGGTCCACGCCCTGTCGGACTTCACCCAAAAAGCCGACCAGATGCTGGAGATGATGATCCGTCGGGACGAGCACTGGTTCTACGGCAAGCTGATGAAAATGCTGATCAAGTAG